A genomic segment from Montipora foliosa isolate CH-2021 chromosome 9, ASM3666993v2, whole genome shotgun sequence encodes:
- the LOC137971807 gene encoding uncharacterized protein translates to MENQPGDAPAVENPPPPVNPPIQPVNSLPLPSKFQGANNPHQADMWPKWLRHFERYRIASGLQSKSNQEQVGTFLYAMGDCADDIVKTLNINEEIASFDDVKTALNGYFAARRNIIVERARFNRRRQNPGESVDTFIQDLYRLAENCDYGTLKDELIRDRIIVGVLDDTLSDRLQAKSDLTLADAARISRQAEARKQNRTIVRGVEPQNEVDFVSQPRPHNKQQATNNPPARNRNEGYMKEPSKNDRPCFWCGRQTHDRKYCPARDTICNNCNKKGHFQSVCLSKKPYPRKVHAVEEQEEEDIHFLGEIGCEKNYWSAQIGVNGRTTRFKLDTGAAVTVLSDDVQ, encoded by the coding sequence ATGGAAAACCAACCCGGAGATGCTCCTGCAGTTGAAAATCCGCCTCCACCCGTTAATCCGCCTATACAGCCTGTAAACTCTCTCCCGCTCCCGAGCAAGTTCCAAGGAGCAAACAACCCGCATCAAGCAGACATGTGGCCCAAATGGCTTCGACATTTTGAGCGTTATCGGATCGCTTCTGGCCTTCAAAGCAAATCAAACCAGGAACAGGTTGGAACATTTCTTTATGCAATGGGGGATTGTGCGGATGACATCGTCAAAACGTTAAACATAAACGAAGAAATCGCTTCCTTCGACGACGTCAAAACTGCCCTGAATGGCTATTTTGCAGCTCGCCGCAATATTATCGTCGAACGAGCTCGGTTCAATCGACGAAGACAAAACCCCGGTGAATCCGTGGACACCTTTATTCAAGATTTATACCGCCTCGCCGAAAATTGTGATTACGGAACTCTGAAAGATGAACTTATAAGAGACAGAATTATTGTTGGAGTCCTCGATGATACACTGTCTGACCGCCTACAAGCTAAATCTGACCTCACTCTTGCGGACGCTGCTCGCATAAGCCGACAAGCCgaagcaagaaaacaaaatcgAACCATTGTCCGTGGGGTAGAACCTCAAAATGAAGTTGATTTCGTCAGTCAGCCACGCCCTCACAACAAACAACAAGCCACAAACAACCCACCTGCCCGTAACCGAAACGAAGGATACATGAAAGAGCCCTCCAAGAATGACCGTCCCTGTTTTTGGTGTGGCCGCCAGACCCACGACAGGAAGTATTGCCCAGCTAGAGACACTATTTGTAACAACTGCAACAAGAAGGGACATTTTCAGTCTGTCTGTCTCAGCAAGAAACCTTATCCGAGAAAGGTACATGCAGTAGAAGAACAAGAGGAGGAAGACATACACTTCCTCGGTGAGATCGGTTGTGAGAAGAACTATTGGTCTGCACAAATAGGAGTGAACGGTCGTACAACACGCTTCAAGCTTGACACGGGGGCAGCAGTGACTGTCCTTAGCGATGATGTCCAGTAG
- the LOC137969608 gene encoding pyrophosphatase PpaX-like, whose amino-acid sequence MAVRGCTRRISSLLQVHTECGKQIHSKTQPTLTGIQTQVAWNERLGCGTSKEGRVVVVTDRSWQCADGYDYNKLFGPPLPTEQTTRTPSVKQHFVDRDLWRQGHVQKGNAPWARPLLPCFGSGSAQYSSLAGDGVNSSGSSNQMNPSLVIFDKDGTLIDVNTVWIPWMENHVRELEEATGLDLADEMYKEVGYCPKKQVYADGGLLAHATIAEIRQAFVAVLVRSGVSKESAQKLVSNCCKDFDSGGHDTLEPLGDLSSIFHNLKARGVKTAVCTTDSREGTLSALDRLGLMGMIDKVVCGDDKNTKPKPHPETALGICEALSVCPSQTVIIGDTMADTTMGNLAGLGMTIGVLSGAGNREFLEKEADVVLNNIDELLDTLYPNDS is encoded by the exons ATGGCTGTTCGTGGTTGCACCAGAAGAATTTCCAGTCTTCTTCAAGTACACACTGAATGTGGGAAGCAAATTCACTCAAAAACACAACCTACATTGACAG GAATTCAAACTCAAGTAGCATGGAATGAGAGACTTGGCTGTGGCACAAGCAAAGAGGGAAGAGTTGTCGTTGTGACAGATAGAAGTTG GCAATGTGCTGATGGTTATGATTACAACAAGTTATTCGGCCCTCCACTTCCAACAGAACAAACTACTAGAACACCATCAGTGAAACAGCATTTTGTTGACAGGGATCTTTGGAGACAGGGCCATGTACAGAAAG GTAATGCCCCCTGGGCAAGACCACTTCTACCATGTTTTGGTAGTGGTTCAGCGCAATATTCATCACTTGCTGGTGATGGGGTGAACTCCTCGGGATCATCCAATCAGATGAATCCATCTCTCGTCATATTCGACAAAGATGGGACCTTAATTGATGTCAACACTGTGTGGATCCCATGGATGGAGAACCATGTACGTGAACTTGAAGAAGCAACCGGGCTTGACCTGGCAGATGAAATGTATAAGGAAGTGGGATACTGTCCTAAAAAGCAGGTCTATGCTGATGGTGGTCTGCTGGCTCATGCAACTATAGCTGAAATCCGACAGGCGTTTGTAGCAGTTCTGGTTAGGAGTGGGGTGAGCAAAGAAAGCGCACAGAAATTGGTCAGCAACTGTTGCAAGGATTTTGACAGTGGAGGCCATGATACTTTGGAACCCTTGGGTGATCTATCTTCAATCTTTCACAATCTTAAAGCCAGGGGGGTTAAGACTGCTGTGTGCACCACAGACAGCCGTGAGGGCACACTGTCTGCTCTAGACAGGTTAGGCCTGATGGGCATGATTGATAAAGTAGTTTGTGGGGATGACAAAAATACTAAGCCAAAACCCCACCCAGAAACTGCACTTGGCATTTGCGAAGCTCTCAGTGTTTGCCCAAGCCAAACTGTCATCATTGGTGACACCATGGCTGATACCACCATGGGGAATTTGGCTGGGTTGGGTATGACAATTGGTGTTCTTAGTGGAGCTGGCAATCGGGAATTCCTAGAGAAGGAAGCAGATGTTGTTCTCAACAATATCGATGAGCTTCTTGATACTTTGTATCCAAACGATTCCTGA